One Paraburkholderia agricolaris genomic region harbors:
- a CDS encoding ureidoglycolate lyase, giving the protein MKTLAIEPLTKEAFAAFGDVIELEGAKQIPINLGTTIRFHDLAKVDVTDENGRTLVNLFRGQPRTLPFEVKMLERHPLGSQAFVPLNDKPYLVVVAPTGELDPKQIRAFVTSGWQGVNYAKGVWHHPLIALGDVSDFIVVDRGGDGLNLNEQDLAESFWLTEDALSAVSI; this is encoded by the coding sequence ATGAAAACACTGGCTATCGAACCCTTGACGAAGGAAGCGTTTGCCGCGTTCGGCGACGTGATCGAACTCGAAGGCGCGAAGCAGATTCCGATCAACCTCGGCACCACGATCCGCTTTCACGATCTCGCGAAGGTGGACGTGACCGACGAGAACGGACGCACGCTGGTGAACCTGTTTCGCGGGCAGCCGCGCACGTTGCCGTTCGAGGTGAAGATGCTCGAGCGTCATCCGCTAGGCAGCCAGGCCTTCGTGCCGTTGAACGACAAACCGTATCTGGTGGTTGTGGCGCCGACGGGCGAACTGGATCCGAAGCAGATTCGCGCGTTCGTGACTAGCGGCTGGCAAGGCGTGAATTACGCGAAAGGTGTCTGGCACCATCCGCTGATCGCATTGGGCGACGTGAGCGACTTTATCGTCGTCGATCGTGGCGGCGATGGACTCAACCTGAACGAGCAGGATCTGGCCGAGTCGTTCTGGCTCACTGAAGATGCGTTGAGCGCGGTGAGCATTTGA